Within Desulfobacter sp., the genomic segment AGTGGCACAGGGATTTCAAGTCAGAATTCCGGGTGAACACCGCCCCTTTTTTCAATATCAACCGCCCCTCCCTGGTCGAAAAAGTCCTCCGGGGGAATAGGGCGGCCCTGCTTCATTCCGCCGGCCTTGACATAAAAAAGACCCTCCAGGACAGCGGCCTTATCCGCAGGGATGTGCTCAATTCCATCTCTCCGGACCATCTGCTGTCCAAGACCACCGAGATTCTGACCCGTAAGATCAGGGCCGGGGGGCGGCCGGCAGGGGCGCCGGCCCGTGAGGTGCTGTCAACCCTCAATTGCTACGGTGCCGTAAAGGGGGTGATGCAGTATTCCCGTGACGGTTCCTCTCTGCCCACCGGGGATGACGCCGCCTGTTTTGCCGATGAAATCGGCAAGGCGCTTCTGGCCTTTCATGGGGTACACCCCCTTTCGGGCGTTGAACCGGTCTCCACCGTCACCGGCAGGGGGGTTGAGTTTGAATACGCCCCCCGGGATTATTCCTACCTTGAACTGGGCAAGCGGACAGGAGACTGCACAGCCGATAAAAGGAATTTCCAGGCAGACCGCACCATTGAAAATATTTTCTGGACGGTTTTTTCATGGATCCTGGATAGAAACTACCAGATCCTCAAGGTCTTTCTGGAGGGCGAGTTCGTCATGAAGGTTCACCTGCTGCCCATCTATGTGACAGGGGACCAGGGGTATATCAGTTTTGGCGGCACTGCCTCCGCAATTTCAGATTATATGTTTCTGGCCGTTGACGCCATTGAAACCACGGTGGCATTCCGGGAGGATATCTCCCCGGGGGGCAAGGGTCCCAAGGCCGAGGTGTTTTCAAAGACCATGGACTTTATTAAAGATCTGGCCGATGCCATGAACATTGAGGCCATTTATGCGGAAAAATTTTCAAACACCCCGTGGATCAGGGATATTTTCGCATCTTACCCGGAAATTTTCTTTCATGTGGACCACCTGGTGAAAATAGACCAGCTCGAAGACGTTTTTTCCCTCGCCGATGAACTCAGCGCCGGGGCCGGATACAAAAGACCCAAGGAAGTATTTATGGAACTGCAGGTGAAAAATACGTATCTTTCCCCTGGATATATCCATAAATCCCCCGGGGTAAAATCCTTTGCCATCATCAGGGGGGATGCCGGTGGCGGCATTCCCATGAAACAGATTATCGGGGTATAAGAAAATCAAGGATTCATATTATGAAAGCAATGGTATTAAAGAGGATCGCACCTGTTAAAGAGGGCCGGAACCCGCTTGAATCGGCAGTCCTGCCGGTCCCGGAACCCGCACCCGAAGAGATCCTTGTCCGGGTCTCAGCCTGCGGCGTCTGCCATACCGAACTGGATGAAATCGAGGGGTGGACACCGCCGCCGGTACTGCCGGTGGTTCTCGGGCACCAGGTCGTGGGGCGGGTGGCGGAGACCGGCAGCAATGCCGGCAGGTTTAAAGAGGGTGACAGGGTCGGTGTGGCATGGATCCACTCTGCCTGCGGCAGGTGCCGCTTCTGCCGGCAGGGGCTTGAAAACCTGTGCCCGGAATTCAAGGCCACAGGACGGGATGCCAACGGCGGGTATGCCCAGTTCATGACGGTTCCCCAGGGGTTTGCCCACCCCATACCCCATGGGTTCAGTGATTTTGAGGCCGCGCCCCTGCTCTGCGCCGGTGCCATTGGATACCGCTCGCTTAGCCTGACCGGGCTCAAGGATGGCCAGAATCTCGGGCTGACCGGATTCGGTGCCTCCGGCCACCTTGTTTTGAAAATGGTCCAGCATCTTTTCCCCGGCGCCAATGTCATGGTATTTGCCAGAAGTGAAAAGGAAAGGGCTTTTGCCGTGGAACTGGGTGCGGTATGGGCCGGGGAAATCGATGAGACGCCCCCGGAAATGATGGACGCCATCATTGATACCACGCCGGTGTGGAAACCGGTTGTCGAGGCCCTGAAAAACCTAAACCCCTGCGGCCGGCTGGTCATCAATGCCATCCGGAAAGAAGAGGCCGACAAAAACCATCTTTTAAAACTGGATTACCCCGCCCACCTCTGGATGGAGAAAGAGATCAAGAGCGTGGCCAATGTCGCCCGCACCGATGTCAGCGCGTTCCTGACCCTTGCGGACCGGATGAATATCCGGCCGGAATACCAGGCCTTTGCCCTGGAAGAGGCCAACAGGGCGCTGGTGGAACTTAAGACAAGAAAAATCCGCGGCGCAAAGGTGTTAAGGGTGGATTGAGAAGAACGGGGTGACGGTTTGTCAGTCCTATGCCTGCGTTTATCTATTGACTTTGCTGGGCTGAGTGAATTAGGTATGACAGATGAATGATAACCGCTACCATGATTCCTTCATTCTGCTGGACACCTTGTTTCACAGGGTGGTCAACAAGATGAAACGGATCGAACAGAAGCCAAGGTATTTTGGCACCCCCTACCTGCTTTATCCCTCTGAAATCCATACCATTGAAAGCGTCGGGCGGCATCCGGGGATCAATGTCACCGGGCTGGCCGATCTGCAGGGCGTTACCAAGGGCGCAGTTTCCCAGGTGATCCGGAAGCTGGTGGACAAAAACATGGTCATCCGGATGAAAGACGAACAAAATGACAGGGATGTCCTGCTGAAGCTGTCGGATACCGGCCGGGTGGCATATGATGCCCATGAAGAATTCCATGCCAGAATATATCCCGAATTGACGACTGTTTTGGATGAGGCGGATGAAAAAACAATGGCCTTTGTTGAAAAACTATTTAAAAGCATGGATAAATTCTGCGACTCGGTCCTGAACGAACCCGAGTCTCCCCCCCCGTCCCCCTGATTCCTATTCTTTTTTAAACCGACATCGCAGTCCCGGATACGCAGTTTGTTTTTTTTAAAATTTTATTTGACAAAAAGGTTTAGCTGCTATACCGTTATGTTTAGCTGCTAAACCTACTGGGTTTCATGCTGCGTTTCCTATATAGTTCTTGAGGGTTAGTGTCGGAGGCGTAATAGGAATGAGTCATATTTTGGGTTTTGTGTAAATTTTTTTAATTTTATTATTTAGCTACTAAACAAAAAAGGAATTCCCATGACATTCATCAAACAACGGGGCGACCGGTTCTTTCGGTGCATGGCCCGCACCCTGTTCCGCCACAGGTTCAAAACCCTGATTGTGGTTTTGGGGCTCTTCCTTGCCCTTGCCGCCAACCTCGGGCGCCTGGGCATGGATGTATCCACCGAAGGCTTTCTCCACAAGGAGGATCCTTCACTTTTGGCCTACAATGAATTCAAACACCAGTTCGGCAACGACGATCTGATTCTGATTGCCGTTGAACCGGAGAGAGTTTTTACACTTGAGTTTTTTAAACTCCTGAAAAGGATGCACACTGAACTTGAAGCCAAGGTGCCCTATATCGATGACATCACAAGCCTTGTCAATGCCAGAAATACATTCGGGCAGGATGACTCCCTCTATGTCAGGGATTTATGCGACCCTTTTCCCGAGACCCAGGCGGAGGTGGATGACATCAGGGAAAGGGTTGCGGCCAATCCCCTGTATAAGGATATGCTCATTTCCGAGGATGGGGGCGCCACCTGCATTGTGATCAAGCTTGTTGCCAGCCCCCGGCTGGATGAGGCCGATCTTTTCGCCGGGTTTGAAGCGGGGGAGGGCGACGGAGACAACGCAGGGGGCGTCCAAGGGGCCTGGCTCACCGTTGAACAGAATGGTGAGGCTGTGGAGGCGGTATGGTCTGTCCTGGACTCTTACCGTGACAAGGGCCTTAAAATTTCCCTTTCCGGAACGGCCAGCGTCAACCATTTTCTCAAGGGAATCCTGTCCGCAGATACCCAGCGGTTTCTCAAACTGGGTTACCTTGGCGTCATGATTTTCCTTGTCGTCATGTTCCGCAGGGTCACAGGGGTGGTCGCGCCTATCCTCATCGTCACCCTTTCCCTTGTTTCCGCCCTCTCCCTAATGGCGGTCACAGGGATTACCTTCAAGATCCCCACCCAGATCCTTCCCTCATTTATCCTGGCCGTGGGCGTGGGATATTCGGTCCACATTCTCGCCCTTTTTTACAAACGCCTTAAAAAGAATCCCTCCCGGGAAGCCGCCGTGGTCCATGCCATGGGCCACTCCGGACTTGCCGTGGTGCTCACCGGCCTGACCACGGCCGCAGGTCTATTCTCCTTTTCCGGCTCAGAAGTCGCCCCCATTGCCGAACTGGGCCTATTCGGCGGGGCCGGGGTTTTCTTTGCCATGTTCTATACCTTTACCCTTTTACCTCCCATCCTTTCCTTTGCCAGGCGGCCCAAGGCTGACCCTGCCGAGCCCGGGAAGGGGCTTGATAGGCTGCTTTCTTTTGTGGCCCGGGTCTCCACCCGGTATCCCCTTTCCATTCTGGCCATCTCACTGGCCTTGTTTTTCTTGGCCTGTGTGGGAATCTTCCGCCTCAATTTCAGCCATGACGTATTGAGATGGCTTCCCGATACCGAGGCGTTGAGAATTGAGAGCGAACACATCGACGAGATCCTGAAAGGGTCGGTGAACATGGAAATTATTGTGGATACAGGGCGTGAAAACGGACTCTACGATCCCGAATTCATGGCACGCATTGAGGCTGCGGCCGGCCGCATCGCCGCCATTGAAGCGACCGGTGTCACCGCAGGCAAGGTCTGGTCCATTGCGGATGTGCTTAAAGAGACCCACAGGGCATTGCACAACAACAGGGATGAATTCTATACCCTGCCGGATACCCGGGAACTGACGGCCCAGGAACTCTTTCTCTTTTCCAATTCCGGCTCCGACGATCTGGAAGACTTTACAGATGCCCAATTTTCCCTGGCCCGGGTCTCTGTGAAACTCCCCTTTATTGACGCCATTGCCTATACCGATTACATCCACCGGGTCAATGAAATCCTGGCAAAGGAATTCCCCGGTCTCTCCGTTGAGACCACCGGCCTTATCATGATTTTTTCAAAGGTGATTGCCGCAGGCATCAACAGTATGGGACTCAGCTATCTCTACGCCTTTTGCACCATCTCCCTCATGATGATTCTCCTTTTGGGGAATCTTCGTATCGGGCTGGTGGCCATGATTCCCAACCTCATGCCCATCGTCATTATCCTGGGGATTGCCGGATGGTTCTCCATTCCGGTCAGCCTCTTTATCATGCTGGTGGG encodes:
- a CDS encoding zinc-dependent alcohol dehydrogenase family protein; its protein translation is MKAMVLKRIAPVKEGRNPLESAVLPVPEPAPEEILVRVSACGVCHTELDEIEGWTPPPVLPVVLGHQVVGRVAETGSNAGRFKEGDRVGVAWIHSACGRCRFCRQGLENLCPEFKATGRDANGGYAQFMTVPQGFAHPIPHGFSDFEAAPLLCAGAIGYRSLSLTGLKDGQNLGLTGFGASGHLVLKMVQHLFPGANVMVFARSEKERAFAVELGAVWAGEIDETPPEMMDAIIDTTPVWKPVVEALKNLNPCGRLVINAIRKEEADKNHLLKLDYPAHLWMEKEIKSVANVARTDVSAFLTLADRMNIRPEYQAFALEEANRALVELKTRKIRGAKVLRVD
- a CDS encoding MarR family transcriptional regulator, encoding MNDNRYHDSFILLDTLFHRVVNKMKRIEQKPRYFGTPYLLYPSEIHTIESVGRHPGINVTGLADLQGVTKGAVSQVIRKLVDKNMVIRMKDEQNDRDVLLKLSDTGRVAYDAHEEFHARIYPELTTVLDEADEKTMAFVEKLFKSMDKFCDSVLNEPESPPPSP
- a CDS encoding outer membrane lipoprotein-sorting protein, whose product is MTFIKQRGDRFFRCMARTLFRHRFKTLIVVLGLFLALAANLGRLGMDVSTEGFLHKEDPSLLAYNEFKHQFGNDDLILIAVEPERVFTLEFFKLLKRMHTELEAKVPYIDDITSLVNARNTFGQDDSLYVRDLCDPFPETQAEVDDIRERVAANPLYKDMLISEDGGATCIVIKLVASPRLDEADLFAGFEAGEGDGDNAGGVQGAWLTVEQNGEAVEAVWSVLDSYRDKGLKISLSGTASVNHFLKGILSADTQRFLKLGYLGVMIFLVVMFRRVTGVVAPILIVTLSLVSALSLMAVTGITFKIPTQILPSFILAVGVGYSVHILALFYKRLKKNPSREAAVVHAMGHSGLAVVLTGLTTAAGLFSFSGSEVAPIAELGLFGGAGVFFAMFYTFTLLPPILSFARRPKADPAEPGKGLDRLLSFVARVSTRYPLSILAISLALFFLACVGIFRLNFSHDVLRWLPDTEALRIESEHIDEILKGSVNMEIIVDTGRENGLYDPEFMARIEAAAGRIAAIEATGVTAGKVWSIADVLKETHRALHNNRDEFYTLPDTRELTAQELFLFSNSGSDDLEDFTDAQFSLARVSVKLPFIDAIAYTDYIHRVNEILAKEFPGLSVETTGLIMIFSKVIAAGINSMGLSYLYAFCTISLMMILLLGNLRIGLVAMIPNLMPIVIILGIAGWFSIPVSLFIMLVGNIAMGLAVDDTIHFMHNFRHYLDKTGDTAEAVKETLITVGRPMVVTSIVLSMGFFIYLFSAMNHLTHFGLLTGWAILIALAADFFLAPALVTVFFGKKRIRVSKLANAKAAIALIPALMLVCSFVKPAAAQEGTDHGNEKAARAIMTAVDQRYDGDDRTASMTMVLVDKNNKQRVRRLKAFTRDDGDDTWSAMFFLAPVDVRETGFLSHDIDKTNDDDQWLYLPALHKVKRIASDDKTASFMGSDLSYADMTDRELDLYDFKILKEAEVRGAPCWVIQSLPRTAQVVEDFGYTKSILFVRKDCHVVVRAIHFVKEGNRLKYLDIPRLEKIDGIWTVMEMQVATKKGKTTLHRTILRYNDVAYNQGLEKNIFTTRQLEKGVN